The following coding sequences lie in one Myxococcales bacterium genomic window:
- a CDS encoding biotin--[acetyl-CoA-carboxylase] ligase: MTSFDRAKFSQLKSARGVRLGEPLSAVAETGSTNDDAMEAARNGANHGALFVADAQTAGRGRRGARWASPPGENLLFSLVLRPELSLQRSGTLTLAVGLAVREVAAARVTAAVQVKWPNDVLARGKKLAGILLESQLDAGRVSAIVVGVGMNVGMREPPEDIATIATSLSLLGDTRATREEVLVELLAALERRIAVHQQDGLRPVLAELRSHDALFGRRVRVDQVEGECAGIADDGSLIVRTDEGVERRLHSGGVELVGSGGA; the protein is encoded by the coding sequence CTTCGATCGCGCGAAATTTTCCCAGCTGAAGAGCGCGCGCGGTGTGCGCTTGGGCGAGCCCCTCTCCGCCGTCGCGGAGACCGGCTCCACGAACGACGACGCGATGGAAGCCGCGCGTAACGGCGCGAATCACGGGGCCCTGTTCGTCGCTGACGCCCAGACGGCGGGACGCGGGCGGCGCGGCGCACGCTGGGCCTCACCGCCCGGAGAAAACCTGTTGTTCTCCCTCGTGCTCCGCCCGGAGCTCTCCCTGCAACGAAGCGGAACCCTGACCCTTGCCGTCGGTTTGGCAGTGCGGGAGGTGGCAGCGGCGCGAGTCACGGCAGCAGTCCAGGTCAAATGGCCCAACGACGTGCTCGCTCGAGGCAAGAAGCTCGCGGGGATCTTGCTCGAGAGTCAGCTCGACGCCGGCCGCGTCTCGGCGATCGTGGTGGGCGTGGGCATGAACGTGGGAATGCGGGAGCCGCCGGAGGACATCGCGACGATCGCAACCTCTCTGTCCCTGTTGGGTGACACGCGCGCAACTCGGGAGGAGGTCCTGGTCGAGCTGCTCGCGGCGCTCGAACGCCGCATCGCCGTACACCAGCAGGACGGCCTTCGCCCGGTCCTCGCCGAGCTGCGCTCCCACGACGCGCTGTTCGGCCGCCGTGTTCGAGTCGATCAGGTCGAGGGCGAGTGCGCCGGCATCGCGGACGACGGTTCGCTGATCGTGCGGACGGACGAGGGGGTCGAGCGCAGGCTCCACTCCGGAGGCGTCGAGCTCGTCGGGTCTGGCGGGGCGTGA